AAGAATTACTTTTAGAGGACTTTTAATTAAAAATTGGTAATTCTATGATGTTTTTCCCATATCCACAAACTTTTTGTTAAGTTTGGGATATGGGAAATTTTTTAATCTTGAACAGCTTCTACGCCTTTAAGAGAAGGGATCTCTTTTAAAAGTAATCTTTCTATGCCATTTTTTAAAGTCATTTGGGCCATAGGGCATCCATGACATGCGCCTTGTAATTTTACTTTAACAATACCATTATCTGTTACTTCCACTAACTCTACATCTCCGCCATCGGCTTGAAGCATTGGCCTTACTTTATCCAATACTTCTTCTACCTTGTTTTTTAACATAAAGACTCCTTTTTGGGTTTTTCTTATTTTAGTATTTTCATATCTTTTTCTATTAATTATTTAAAGTTACTTTGACAAGAAAACTTTTAGATAC
This region of Desulfonauticus submarinus genomic DNA includes:
- a CDS encoding NifU family protein; translation: MLKNKVEEVLDKVRPMLQADGGDVELVEVTDNGIVKVKLQGACHGCPMAQMTLKNGIERLLLKEIPSLKGVEAVQD